A genomic stretch from Aedes albopictus strain Foshan chromosome 2, AalbF5, whole genome shotgun sequence includes:
- the LOC134286333 gene encoding uncharacterized protein LOC134286333, with amino-acid sequence MPRITIDLPVVSSSADDWHAPKDLSLADPTYNKTGAIDMLLGAEHFFTYINPGTRVEEGENPVLVESVFGWIVTGRNQKPITLPPVACHVSLSDPLQEALERFWRIEEVENQPSYSVEEQQCESHYSSHFSRTPEGRYVVRLPRHPNFDHMLGESKSAALRRFHCLEKRLSREPHLKEEYHTFLEEYLLLGHMRLVPPSEPEPQQVHYLPHHAVLKEASTTTKVRVVFDGSAKTSTGYSLNDALQVGPIVQDELLTLVLRFRKYPVALVADIAKMYRQVLLHPDDTPLQRILWRFDPNDPIDTYELATVTYGLAPSSFLATRTLQQLATDEGDAHPLGRPVLKK; translated from the coding sequence ATGCCCCGTATTACGATTGACTTGCCTGTGGTTTCCTCTTCTGCCGATGACTGGCATGCCCCCAAAGATCTGTCCCTAGCCGACCCCACCTACAACAAGACCGGCGCTATCGATATGCTGCTCGGAGCCGAGCACTTTTTCACCTACATTAACCCTGGTACCCGAGTCGAAGAAGGTGAGAATCCTGTCCTTGTCGAAAGCGTTTTCGGTTGGATTGTGACCGGTAGAAACCAAAAGCCCATCACATTGCCCCCCGTAGCTTGCCACGTCTCACTTTCCGATCCCCTCCAGGAAGCACTGGAACGCTTTTGGCGCATCGAAGAAGTGGAAAATCAACCAAGCTACTCCGTGGAAGAACAGCAGTGTGAATCTCACTATTCCTCCCACTTTTCTCGCACTCCCGAGGGGAGATATGTGGTCCGTCTGCCTCGCCATCCGAACTTCGACCACATGCTTGGTGAATCTAAATCCGCGGCCCTTCGTCGTTTTCATTgccttgagaaacggctgagcAGAGAACCGCATCTGAAAGAAGAATACCACACCTTCCTGGAAGAGTATCTTCTACTTGGCCACATGAGACTTGTCCCACCAAGCGAACCAGAACCGCAACAGGTCCACTACTTACCTCACCATGCTGTCCTAAAGGAGGCCAGTACTACCACGAAAGTCCGTGTGGTATTTGATGGATCAGCCAAAACTTCCACCGGATATTCCCTTAATGATGCCCTCCAAGTTGGTCCGATTGTTCAGGACGAATTACTGACCCTCGTCCTCCGTTTCCGGAAATATCCCGTTGCCCTAGTAGCGGACATTGCAAAAATGTACCGGCAAGTTTTACTCCACCCTGACGATACTCCACTGCAACGGATTCTCTGGAGATTTGATCCAAACGACCCCATCGATACCTATGAGTTGGCCACAGTTACTTACGGGCTGGCGCCATCGTCATTCCTGGCCACCCGTACCTTGCAGCAGCTGGCTACGGACGAGGGAGATGCCCACCCACTTGGTAGACCGGTGCTCAAGAAGTGA
- the LOC134286334 gene encoding uncharacterized protein LOC134286334 codes for MADNRSKQQLINRRTTLIAALGRAEQFVEKYEAERDQGQVKLRLENLDTVWIGLEDVQTQLEDMEVTNQGMAQNLAFRSHNETRYFQIKAALQSFLPKVPTSTSAIPQSSLSGLSGIKLPTITLPEFDGDYNNWLAFHGTFVALIHSNPEVHDIQKFHYLRAALKGEAAQLIESIGISSANYTIAWQALVSRYANDYLLKKRHLQALLDCPRMKKESAAALHSVVDEYERHTKTLRQLGEPIDSWSTMLEHLLCLRLDDATQKAWEDFATTTDNPDYACLIEFLQRRIRVLESMSVNHQAQPASNHQPPMFRRQSFHKTVSHAVTEATPRKCHSCDQHHPLFQCPKFEKMSTAERLQVVNEHHLCHNCFRQDHLARNCQSKFSCRHCKKRHHSLLHPGYHPLNADQSSTSSNTASGSTKPITKQVAITINSKRSPTSTNTVTTQTTNSSQTSNANVLLSTVVLMVIDCNGQAHPA; via the coding sequence ATGGCGGACAATCGCTCGAAGCAACAGCTCATCAACCGCCGTACGACCCTCATCGCAGCACTGGGACGAGCTGAGCAGTTCGTCGAGAAGTACGAGGCGGAACGGGACCAAGGCCAGGTGAAACTGCGACTCGAGAACCTCGATACCGTGTGGATAGGATTGGAGGATGTGCAGACCCAGCTCGAGGACATGGAAGTAACCAATCAAGGTATGGCACAGAACCTAGCTTTCCGTTCCCACAACGAAACCCGCTACTTCCAAATCAAGGCTGCTCTCCAATCTTTCCTCCCCAAAGTACCTACATCCACTAGCGCAATTCCCCAATCGTCTCTTTCCGGGCTCTCCGGTATCAAATTGCCAACCATCACCTTGCCGGAATTCGACGGCGATTATAATAATTGGCTAGCATTCCACGGCACCTTCGTCGCCCTTATCCATTCTAATCCCGAAGTTCACgacattcagaaattccactacctCCGCGCTGCTCTGAAAGGAGAAGCAGCTCAACTCATTGAGTCGATCGGTATCAGCTCCGCCAACTACACCATTGCATGGCAAGCACTCGTCTCTCGCTATGCTAACGACTACCTTCTGAAGAAACGTCACCTACAAGCCCTTCTCGACTGCCCCCGAATGAAGAAAGAATCCGCCGCCGCACTGCATTCCGTCGTTGACGAGTATGAGCGCCACACCAAAACCCTCCGCCAACTTGGTGAGCCAATCGACTCGTGGAGCACTATGTTGGAGCATCTTCTATGCCTCCGACTCGACGACGCTACACAAAAGGCTTGGGAAGACTTCGCTACAACCACCGACAACCCCGACTATGCTTGTCTTATCGAGTTCCTCCAACGTCGCATCAGGGTGCTGGAATCCATGTCTGTGAACCACCAAGCACAGCCAGCATCGAATCACCAACCACCAATGTTTCGTCGTCAATCGTTCCACAAAACCGTTTCCCATGCTGTAACCGAAGCCACCCCTCGAAAATGCCACTCCTGCGATCAACATCACCCACTCTTTCAATGCCCGAAATTCGAGAAAATGTCCACTGCCGAACGACTGCAAGTTGTGAATGAACACCATCTCTGCCACAATTGTTTTCGCCAAGACCACCTCGCTCGCAATTGTCAGTCGAAATTCTCCTGCCGTCACTGCAAAAAACGACACCATTCATTGCTCCACCCCGGCTACCACCCACTCAACGCCGATCAATCGTCCACCTCGTCTAACACAGCATCAGGCTCAACGAAGCCCATCACGAAGCAGGTAGCCATAACAATCAACAGCAAACGATCACCCACATCCACGAATACTGTCACTACTCAAACAACCAATTCGTCCCAAACATCGAACGCGAATGTTTTGTTGTCGACGGTCGTGTTGATGGTAATTGATTGCAATGGGCAAGCGCATCCCGCCTGA
- the LOC134286332 gene encoding uncharacterized protein LOC134286332 — MQTREELDELLAKGGFQLRKWTSNNPNVLEGLDPSQIGTQPTLKFDNNECTKALGELWLQPCGWDEEVSDTIRAKWNSYRIELPRISSYRTDRYALLPNSTVQLHTFADASQQAYGACIYARSTDTEGRTKVQLMASKSRVAPLKRISLPRLELSAAVIAARLHQKVVDALDMPISESHFWSDSTVTLEWLRSPPYTWNTFVANRVSEIQNTTQGSRWHHVAGKHNPADLITRGMKVDDFLGSELWHRGPSWLEQPETEWPVTAKQQNTPEDVLERRKMVAAIQNKPEANPIFSTSSSYNRLTRVTAYCLRFINACRRKTSTSSQPELESITKSITVDEMSIARMRLIKLAQADAFTEEIRYLGKGKSVSKHSTLRLLSPFVDPDGILRVGGRLRLSEQPYLSKHPILLPSSHPLTRLVAKHYHLRLFHGGGRVTLTAIRQEYWPIQGRRVVNSVMRNCFRCARASPVPARQQIGQLPIQRITPSRPFSVTGIDYAGPVYIRAIHKRASPTKAYISVFVCFATKAVHLELVSDLSTPAFITALRRFIARRGCPAHIHSDNGKNFEGARNELRELYQLLQEEESSGDVATYFANQGIQWHMTPPKAPHFGGLWEAAVKVAKKHLHRQFGDSRLSFEEMTTALAEIESSMNSRPLIPLTEDPNDLAVLTPAHFLIGTTATALPEDDCSQTPINRLDHYRRLRHRIQQFWHQWQAEYLQELQKETKRIIPNTEIQPGRMVVVVDEFLAPVKWPLAGIVDVIPGPDGLIRVVDLRTSRGIIRRPITKICLLPLECSES, encoded by the exons ATGCAAACCCGAGAGGAACTGGACGAGCTGCTGGCAAAAGGTGGATTCCAACTGCGAAAGTGGACATCGAACAACCCAAATGTGCTGGAGGGACTGGATCCGTCACAAATTGGTACTCAGCCAACCCTAAAGTTCGACAACAACGAATGTACCAAGGCGCTGGGA GAGCTCTGGCTGCAACCCTGCGGCTGGGACGAGGAAGTTTCCGATACCATACGAGCGAAGTGGAACAGCTACCGTATCGAATTGCCTAGAATATCCTCCTACCGAACTGACCGATATGCCCTCCTACCAAATTCCACCGTCCAATTGCATACGTTCGCAGATGCATCCCAGCAAGCTTACGGCGCTTGCATATATGCTCGATCCACCGACACCGAGGGCAGAACTAAGGTTCAATTAATGGCTTCGAAATCGAGGGTAGCACCACTAAAACGAATTTCTCTCCCCCGCCTGGAACTGTCTGCTGCCGTCATCGCTGCACGATTGCACCAAAAGGTTGTCGATGCACTCGATATGCCAATCTCCGAATCGCATTTCTGGTCTGATTCTACCGTCACTCTGGAATGGTTGCGTTCACCCCCGTACACCTGGAACACCTTCGTTGCGAACAGGGTCTCGGAAATACAAAACACCACCCAGGGATCTCGTTGGCATCACGTCGCCGGTAAACACAATCCTGCGGACCTTATCACCAGAGGGATGAAGGTGGACGACTTTCTCGGCAGTGAACTGTGGCATCGTGGACCATCGTGGCTCGAACAACCTGAAACTGAGTGGCCTGTAACAGCGAAGCAGCAGAATACACCTGAAGATGTCCTAGAACGGCGAAAGATGGTGGCGGCGATCCAAAACAAACCCGAAGCGAACCCAATCTTCAGCACGTCATCCTCCTACAACCGCTTGACTCGAGTGACAGCATATTGTCTTCGCTTCATCAACGCCTGTCGTCGCAAAACGTCAACGTCGTCACAACCCGAGTTGGAATCGATTACAAAATCGATCACTGTGGATGAAATGTCGATAGCCCGAATGCGTCTGATAAAATTAGCCCAAGCCGATGCATTCACAGAGGAGATAAGGTACTTGGGGAAGGGGAAGTCAGTATCCAAACACTCAACTTTGCGCCTTTTGAGTCCTTTCGTTGACCCGGATGGAATCCTGAGAGTCGGTGGTAGATTGCGCCTCTCCGAGCAGCCTTACTTGTCCAAACATCCCATCCTCCTTCCTAGTTCCCATCCACTTACACGGTTAGTTGCCAAACATTACCACCTGCGACTATTCCACGGTGGCGGCCGTGTGACTCTAACAGCCATCCGTCAAGAATATTGGCCCATACAAGGTCGACGAGTAGTCAACAGCGTCATGCGAAACTGCTTCCGATGCGCTCGTGCCTCTCCCGTTCCCGCCAGGCAGCAGATTGGTCAGCTTCCCATACAGAGAATCACTCCAAGTCGTCCGTTCTCCGTCACCGGTATTGACTACGCTGGACCAGTATACATCAGAGCGATCCACAAACGAGCGTCTCCAACCAAGGCCTACATTAGCGTGTTTGTCTGCTTCGCCACAAAAGCAGTGCACCTGGAACTTGTGAGCGATTTATCTACCCCAGCTTTCATCACCGCACTTCGAAGATTCATCGCTCGTCGAGGTTGTCCGGCACATATCCATTCCGACAACGGAAAAAACTTCGAAGGTGCTCGCAACGAACTTCGCGAACTGTACCAGCTGCTACAGGAGGAAGAatcatccggagatgtggccaccTACTTTGCGAATCAGGGCATCCAATGGCACATGACTCCTCCGAAAGCTCCGCACTTTGGTGGATTATGGGAGGCGGCAGTTAAGGTCGCGAAGAAACACTTGCACCGACAGTTCGGCGACTCAAGGCTGTCCTTCGAAGAAATGACAACAGCGCTGGCAGAAATCGAGTCATCAATGAACTCCCGTCCGTTGATACCGCTCACCGAGGATCCGAATGACTTAGCCGTCCTCACACCAGCACACTTCCTCATCGGGACTACGGCAACCGCTCTGCCTGAAGACGACTGTAGTCAGACTCCCATCAACCGACTGGATCATTATCGGAGGCTACGTCATCGCATCCAACAATTCTGGCATCAATGGCAGGCAGAGTATCTGCAAGAGCTGCAGAAGGAAACCAAACGAATCATCCCGAACACAGAAATACAACCTGGAAGAATGGTCGTCGTGGTCGATGAGTTTCTCGCTCCTGTGAAGTGGCCGTTAGCGGGAATCGTCGATGTCATCCCTGGACCAGATGGGCTCATCCGAGTCGTAGATCTACGAACCAGCAGAGGGATTATCCGTCGGCCAATAACGAAAATTTGCCTGCTGCCCCTGGAATGTTCTGAATCCTAG